From the genome of Methanothrix soehngenii GP6:
TATCTTGCAGTAATCGTTCTCGTCCAGCGTCCCCAGGTCTCCGGTATGCAGCCAGCCTTCTTCGTCTATGCACTGCTCCGTAGCCACGGGATTGTTATAGTATTCCCTCATGATCATATAGCCTCGGGCACAGATCTCGCCCGTCTCCCCACGGGGAACGATCTTTCCCGTCTTCGGATCCACGATCTTCATCTCTGTATGGGGCATGGGCTTTCCCACAGTCGAGACCCTCAGGTCCAGGGAGTCATCGGTGGATGACATGGTGATCCCTGGGGAGGACTCGGTCTGGCCGTAGGTTATCACCACTTCACGCATGTTCATCAGGGTGCTCACCTTTTTCATGAACTCAATGGGACAGGGCGATCCGGCCATGATTCCCGTGCGCAGGCTGCTAAGATCGAACTTGCTGAAATCGGGGTGCTCAAGCTCAGCCACGAACATGGTGGGAACTCCATGCACCGCGGTACAGCGCTCCTTTTCTACCGCGGAAAGGGTGGATACGGGGTCGAAGTGCTCTGCCGGCAGGACCATGGCGGTCCCGTGAGTCACAGAGGCCATATTGGAGAGAACCATGCCAAAGCAATGATAGAATGGGACCGGTATACATAGCCGGTCTTCTTCCGTGAATTTCATGCACTCTCCGATGAAGTAGCCGTTGTTCAGTATGTTATGGTGGGTCAGGACCACGCCCTTGGGAAATCCTGTCGTGCCCGATGTATACTGAATGTTGATGGGATCGTCGAAGTCAAGGCTCGCCTGCCTCTCCGCCAGAACCTCATCTGGAATCTCCTCTCCCATGCGGAGCACTTCCTCCCAGGTGTACATGCTGGATTGCTTCTCTCCCCTGATCAGGACAGCTGTTCTCAGGAAGGGCAGCTTCTCGGAGTGGATCTCTCCCGGTTTGCTGGTTTGGGCCTCAGGGCATACCTCATAGAACATCTTGACGTAATCCGAGCTCTTGAACCGGTCCATGAGGAGGAGGACCTGAGCCTCGGACTGGCGGAGGGAATACTCCAGCTCATGGGTCCTGTAGGCGGGGTTGATGTTCACCATAATGATTCCCGCTTTGGCAGTGGCATACTGGGTGATGATCCATTCTGCTATGTTCGTCGCCCATATGGCCAGGCGGTCGCCCTTCTTCAGCCCCAGAGCTATGAATCCCTTTGCCGTCCGGTTTAGCTCCTTTTGCAGCTCGCGATAGGTGTATCTCTTTCCCTGGTGAATGGAGACAAGTGCATCATTATCCGGATATTTCTCAGCAATCTCGTCGAACATATCCCCAATGGTCTTTCCAATAAGCGGTTTTTCTGAGCCGCGAAATGCATAGCTGTGGGAGATTTTGCCTGGCATGGAGCTTTTCTCAATCCCTCAGGGAATATAATTGTATCTGCTCTTTTTCGCTTTTTTCATTTATGAGTCCAGTCCGCTAGCATATGCTCATCCCCGCCCTCGTTATCCCCGTGCCTTTGATTTCTCGGGCATCTTACATATACCAATTTTTTATTATGATGTTTTACGAAATATTCATAAGATTTATGATATGAATAATTATGATCAATTCTCAAAAATAACTAAGTAAAGGCCAGAGAGAGATTTGCTCAGGTGAATGGATCATGAGAGCAAGAGGCTGGACCACATGGGCAGGTTATTCGCCAAAAGCAAGCGCAATGATGAATACGAATATTTTCAGGCTGTGCATGAAGCCCTGGGATCTGATTTTGCCGGAAGAGGGAATTGATGAGAGGCTGAGGAGCCCGGAGCCCTTCTGGAGGCTTCATGAGATGCATCTATCTGAGAAAGATGCAGCAAATAACAGCTTGCTGCCAGTGAGATCCAGAATAGAAAGGCCGGATAAAGTGTTTGTTTGAGCGCCAATAAATTTTATTTTTTTTAATGAATAAGCCAAGCAGTCTGCATATTTATAATCAGAGGTATCAAGGATGAATCTAAGAAGACCGAATGCCAATGAAGCAACAGGAACATTCAACCGATCAAGAAATGTGGTGCCGATGTCAGGAATCTGCACCAGATGCATAGATGGCTGCAAAGGTGGCTGCGAGACCTGGCTGGCCTCTTTCAGGGGAAGAGAGGTGCTGTATCCAGGACCATTCGGAGATATGACCGCTGGAGCGGACAAGAACTACCCCCTCGACTATTCCCACCTCAACATCCAGGGTTATGCCGTGGGAGCCTTCGGCCTTCCCGAGGGGGTGGAACCGGGACCGGACACGTCCATCTTTCCCAATGTGGATGTCTCCACCGAATATGGCTGGTCTGACAAGGTTTCGATGAAGCTTCCCATATTCACCGGTGCTCTGGGGTCTACGGATATCGCCCGGAAGAACTGGGAGCACTTCGCCATCGGTGCCGCTATATCCGGCATCACCATCGTCTGCGGGGAGAACGTCTGCGGAGTGGACCCCGAGCTGGTGCTGGATGGTCATGGTCAGGTGCAGAGGTCTCCGGAGATGGACCGGAGGATCGAGACCTACAGGCGCTTCCATGAGGGCTGGGGAGAGATCCTGGTGCAGATGAATGTAGAGGACACCCGCCTGGGGGTGGCAGAGTATGTCTCTTCCCGGCACGGCCTGGAGACAATAGAGCTGAAGTGGGGCCAGGGAGCTAAGTGCATCGGCGGGGAGATCAAGGTGGACCGCCTGGAAAGAGCCCTGGAACTGAAGTCCAGGGGTTATATGGTTCAGCCCGATCCAGGGAACCTGGAGGTGCAGATGGCCTACAAGTCCGGAGCGATAAAGGAGTTCGAGAGGCACTCTCGCCTGGGCTTCGTCTCCAGGGATGGCTTTTTCGATGAGGTTGACCGGCTTCGCGGCCTGGGATTCAAGCGCATCACCCTGAAGACAGGGGCCTACAGCATGGCTGAGCTGGCCATGGCCATCCGTTATGGAGCTGAGGCCAAGATCGACCTTCTCACCATCGATGGTGCCCCTGGAGGTACGGGCATGAGCCCCTGGCCGATGATGAACGAATGGGGCATTCCCACCTTCTACCTGCAGGCGCTGGTCTATGAGTTTGCCACCAAGCTATCCCGTCGGGGGAAGAAGGTGCCAGATATCGCTATGGCCGGCGGCTTTTCCACTGAGGATGGTGTCTTCAAGTCCATTGCCATGGGCGCGCCCTTCGTAAAAGCGATATGCATGGGCCGGGCGCTGATGATTCCGGGAATGGTAGGAAAGAACATCGGCAAATGGCTCGAGAAAGGAGAGCTGCCGGCCAGCGTCTCCAAGTACGGCAGCCGGCCGGAGGAGATATTCGTCTCCTACGAGGATCTTCATGCCAAGTATGGCAATGATATGAAGGATATCCCCTGTGGAGCAGTGGCCCTTTACACCTATTGCCAGAAGTTCAAGACGGGAATGCAGCAGCTTATGGCCGGATCGAGGAACTTCCGTCTCTCTACCGTCTCCCGAAAGGATCTGATGGCGCTCACTGAGGAGGCGGCCCGGGTCTCAGGAATAGATTATGTGATGAATGCCTACCGCGACGAGGCAGAGGCAATCCTCGACGCCTGGATAACGATAAGCGAATGAGGTGGGATTCATGATCTATGCTGTGATTGCAGTTCGATGAAGGAGGTTGCCACGGATGGCTCTCCTTTATCTATCCTCCTTTTCGGACTGCGGGATAGAGGGAACCTGGGGCCGGGCTAACCCTCTTCACTCTGTCAATGCCTTCTTCCTAAGCAATCTGTTATAGGCGATGGCAAACCTGTGGGCTTCATCCCTGATCTCCTGGAGATAGAGTGATGCTTTTTCATTCTTCTTTATATCCAGTGGCCCGTCCAGCCCTGGAACATAGATCTCCTCCTCTCTTTTGGCCAAAGATATGATGGGGACCTTAACCCTCATCTCCCGCAGCTCCTTTAAGGCTGAGCTGAGCTGGCCTGCGCCACCGTCGATGACAATCAGGTCCGGAAGCTCCTTATTCTCCTTCTTCAGCCGGGAGTAGCGCCTGCGCACCACCTCGGCGATGGAGGCGAAGTCGTCTCCACCCTGAACATCTCTGATCTTAAAGCGGCGGTAGTTGCTTTTGTCCGGCTTACCGCTCCGGAACTGGACCATCGAGCCCACGGCAAATGAGCCGGCCAGGTGGGAGATATCAAAGCACTCTATGACCTCGGGCTTTTTGGGCAGGTGCAGTGCCTCTTGCAGAGCTACTAGCTTTGCCCGATCGCCGAAGACGCTGATCTCCAGGTTCTTTTGGGCGAGCAAGAGAAGCTCTTTTTTCTCCCCCTGCTTGGGGACGGTGACCCGAACCTTCTTACCCTTCAGGTGAGCTAGGAATTCCTCCAGAGAATCATCGAATGGCTCCGGTGCGATCAGCTCCTCTGGAGGCTCGTTTTCCGAGTAGTACTGCACAACGAACTCCTCCAGAAAGTCCTCGCTGGAGGGAAACTGGTACTCCTCCTTTCCCGCCAGTGTGCCCCGATAGACTTTGAAGAGCATGAGATAGACGATTTCTTTATCCATCAAGTAGCTGATGATGTCCTGGTCATACTTGCGGTTCTGTTCAACCCTCTGCCGCTCCTGAAGCCGATCAAGTGCATTGATCTCATCCCTCAGTTCTATGGCCCGCTCGAAATCCTGCCGATTGGCCCGGCCCGTCATCTCCTCTTTCATAGAGCTGATCAGCTCAGCCGTCCTGCCGCTCAGGGCTGATTTAGCTCTCTGGACCCTTGCCTGGTAGTCCTTCTTCGTTATCTTGCCTATGCAGGGGCCTGAGCAGTGGCAGAGATGATAGCGAAGACACGCCCTCTTGGGAAGGCGCTTGCAGGTGCGCAGGCCAAAGGCTTTGCGAACTATCTGGTAGACGAATCCCCTCTCTTTGGCCGATACAAAGGGACCATAAAATGAGCCCGGGCCCTGGGCTTTGCGGGAGATTCTGATCCGGGGGAACTCTTCATCGGTCAGATGAATTGAGGCATAGCGGGAGGAGTCCTTGAGCTTGATATTATAGCGGGGCTGGTGCTTTTTAATGAGGGTGTTCTCCAAGAGAAGCGCCTCGACCTCAGTATTTGTGACTATGAAGTCCACCCCTTTTATGGCTGCCACCAGGGCCGCCGTCCTTGGGCTGTGGTTCTGCTTCTGAAAATAATTGGAAATCCTTTTTTTGAGGTCTCTGGCTTTGCCCACATATATGATATTGCCCCATTCTTCAGGGCTGTCCCGGAAAAGGTAGCATCCGGGAAGATGAGGAAGAGAATCTAAGGATATCATGATTTTGCCGTTGGATGCAATTGATCTGCCTGGGATTCGGGATGCCTATTGCTTAGCCGCTCTCACTCTGCTATGCTCTTCACAGTCGAATGGGGCGATGGATCGCTCAAAACAGATCCTGGAACCTCTTGATCTGGGCGCTCACATCATCGCTTTCAACGACACAGGATATAGCACACAGGCCGTCCGCTCCCGCCCCGATGACCTCCGGGGCGTTGGAGAGATTGATTCCTCCAATGGCTATCAGTGGTATGTCAATCTTCCGCCGGATCTCTTCGATGAGAGCAATCCCTGCGGGCTTTCCCGCGTCGGACTTCGTCGCCGTCTGAAATATCGGCGAAACACCAAGATAGTCGGCTCCATCTCTCTTTGCCACCAGAGCCTCGAACAAGCTGTGGACGGTCACCCCTATGATCATCTCCTCCCCCAGCATCTCGCGGGCAGTTTTGCAGGGCATGTCCGTCTGGCCCAGATGGACGCCATCTGCGCCCACGGCAAGAGCGATGTCTATTCGGTCGTTTATCAGGAAGGTTAGGTCCCGGCAGATCTCTCTCAGGTGCAGGGCCTCCTCATACATCTCCCGGGTTTCAGCATTCTTATTCCTGTACTGCACTGCATCAACCTTGCAAGAAGCAGCCTCCATCACATCGCTGATGTTCCCCGCCCGGCTCAATCTCGAATCGGTAATGAAATAGTATCCCTTCAATCTTCTATCCTCTGCATTCTCCTTATGGTCTCGGAATCCAGGTTGTAGACTGCATCATATAGGTTCTCCTTGAATGATCCCGGTCCAGCCGCAACCAGGGCCGCGATCTCTGCTGCCACCTCATAGCAGATCAGCCCGGAGACGGAAGCAACGACATGATCAGTTTCGACGGCCGCAAATGCTCCAATCACCGATGTGGCCATGCACCCTGTGCCCACTACATTGGCCATCATGGGGTGGCCGTTATGCACCCATATCGCTCTCTTCATATCGGCCACGATATCATCCTTGCCGGTGATGACCACAGTGCAACCTCGCTCCCCGGCAAGAGAATGGGCCACCCCCAGCAGGTTTGATTCGATATCTGCGGCATCAACTCCCCTGGTTTTGACATCCTCTCCTGCGATGCGGGCGACCTCGGACGAGTTGCCTTTGATGATGCTTACTTCGACTGCATCTAAGATCTCCTGGCATTTTTCGTCCCGGAACCTCGTCGCTCCGGCGCCGCAGACATCAAGGACCACGGGTATCTTTTTTTCATTGGCGCTAATTCCGGCAAGCAGCATGGCCTCAACGAATTCCGTGGTGAGGGTGCCGATATTCAGGACCAGAGAAGAGGCTATCTTTGCCATATCGGCTACCTCTTCCCTGGCATGTGCCATTACCGGAGAAGCCCCAAAGACCTTGACGATATTGGCGCAATCGTAAATGGTGACGAAGTTCGTCAGGTGGCATACCAGGGGCTTATCCCTTCTCACCCTCTCAAGAACCTCTGCTGCATCTAATATCATCCGACATCTCCTTGCTTTCGTCGGCTTTACAGCTCCACCATCTTGGCGCTCTTCACCCCTGGAACCTGCAATAGCCTTTTCATCAAATCATCGGGTACCATCTGGTCGACGCTCAGTACCATGAGCTGAGGCTGACCCTCGTCCATACGCCCTACATGCATTGAGCCGATGTTGATATTGCCCTCACCCAAAACCACGCAGCAGGGCCCAATGATATTCGGCTTGTCATCTATGACTGCTATCACCATGTCACCCTCTGTGGGAATATAGGTCCGGTAGAGATCAAGCTGCACAATGCGCTTCTCCTTGTTTCCTGAGACCGTGCCCTGAACCATGTTGATCACGCCGTTCTTGGTGAGCTTCATGGTTATGGCATTGCTGTATCCATTTATCGACTCGGTCTTGCTTTCCAGAAGTTTCACGCCCATCTCTTTGAGCGTCGTGGTGGCATTGACAAAGTTGATGCTGTCTTTTCCCATCAGGCAGCCCAAAAGACCCCTGATGGCTGATATGGTCACGGGTCTCGTATCCTTCTCGGCAATGGTTCCGCTATAGATCAACTCCAAGCTCTCAAAACCGCTGCCAACCATCTGTCCGAGCAGCGATCCCATCCTCTCGGCCAGCATCATATAGGGCTCCATGACCGCCAGCGTTTCCGGTGATATGGCAGGCATGTTGATGGCATTGGTGGGCAGTCCGCCTTTAGCTATGGCCAGGATCTGGTCTGCCACTGCTAAGGCGACATTGACCTGGGCCTCGGCGGTAGAAGCTCCCAAATGGGGAGTGGTTATGATCCTCTCCTGCCCGAGCAGGGGGTTTCCGGTGGGAGGTTCCTTGGTGAAGACATCGACCGCCGCTCCTGCAACCTTTCCTTCGGCCACAGCTTTGGCAAGAGCGGCCTCGTTGATGATACCGCCTCGAGCGCAGTTCACAATGCGAACCCCGTCCTTCATGATCTTGAACTCGTCATCGTCGATCAGGTTGCGGGTCTCATTGGTAAGGGGAGTATGGACGGTGATGAAGTCGCCCTCACGCAGAACGGTCTCCAGGTTCGCCAGGGTCAGCCCCATCTGCTGGGCCTTTTCTTCAGTCACAAAGGGGTCATAGGCTAAGATTCGCATGCCAAAGGACTTCATGCGGGTGGCAACCTCTGCTCCCACCCGGCCCAGACCGACGACGCCCAGGGTCTTGTTGAAGAACTCGACACCTGTGTACTTCTTGCGATTCCATTCGCCCTGGTGCAGGGCGGAGTTTGCCTGGGGTATGTTCCTGGCCAGGGCCAGCATCATGGCGATGGTGTGCTCGGCTGCGGAGATGGTATTTCCGCCGGGGGTATTGAGAACGATGATCCCCTTTTTGGTCGCGGCCTCTACATCCACATTGTCTATGCCCACACCGGCTCTGCCTATTACCTTGAGCCTTTTCGCGGCATTGATGACATCAGCCGTTACCTTGGTTCCGCTACGGATTACCAGGGCATCGTAGTCTGGGATCTTCTGGATGAGCTCCTCTGGAGAGAGGTTGGTGATAACATCGACATCAGCACCCGACTGCAGTCTCTTCACGCCGTCCTCTGCTAATGAATCACTGACAAGAACCTTCATGATCATACCTTCTTCCTCGGGGGCTAAAGACGTACAAGGATTTGATCCTTTCG
Proteins encoded in this window:
- a CDS encoding AMP-binding protein → MPGKISHSYAFRGSEKPLIGKTIGDMFDEIAEKYPDNDALVSIHQGKRYTYRELQKELNRTAKGFIALGLKKGDRLAIWATNIAEWIITQYATAKAGIIMVNINPAYRTHELEYSLRQSEAQVLLLMDRFKSSDYVKMFYEVCPEAQTSKPGEIHSEKLPFLRTAVLIRGEKQSSMYTWEEVLRMGEEIPDEVLAERQASLDFDDPINIQYTSGTTGFPKGVVLTHHNILNNGYFIGECMKFTEEDRLCIPVPFYHCFGMVLSNMASVTHGTAMVLPAEHFDPVSTLSAVEKERCTAVHGVPTMFVAELEHPDFSKFDLSSLRTGIMAGSPCPIEFMKKVSTLMNMREVVITYGQTESSPGITMSSTDDSLDLRVSTVGKPMPHTEMKIVDPKTGKIVPRGETGEICARGYMIMREYYNNPVATEQCIDEEGWLHTGDLGTLDENDYCKITGRLKDMVIRGGENIYPREIEEFLYTHPAISDVQVIGVPDKKYGEELMAWIKLKNGASANQEEIKAFCKGRIAHFKIPRYIKFVDDFPMTVSGKIQKYKMREDSIKELGLEEAAEMKTA
- a CDS encoding FMN-binding glutamate synthase family protein → MNLRRPNANEATGTFNRSRNVVPMSGICTRCIDGCKGGCETWLASFRGREVLYPGPFGDMTAGADKNYPLDYSHLNIQGYAVGAFGLPEGVEPGPDTSIFPNVDVSTEYGWSDKVSMKLPIFTGALGSTDIARKNWEHFAIGAAISGITIVCGENVCGVDPELVLDGHGQVQRSPEMDRRIETYRRFHEGWGEILVQMNVEDTRLGVAEYVSSRHGLETIELKWGQGAKCIGGEIKVDRLERALELKSRGYMVQPDPGNLEVQMAYKSGAIKEFERHSRLGFVSRDGFFDEVDRLRGLGFKRITLKTGAYSMAELAMAIRYGAEAKIDLLTIDGAPGGTGMSPWPMMNEWGIPTFYLQALVYEFATKLSRRGKKVPDIAMAGGFSTEDGVFKSIAMGAPFVKAICMGRALMIPGMVGKNIGKWLEKGELPASVSKYGSRPEEIFVSYEDLHAKYGNDMKDIPCGAVALYTYCQKFKTGMQQLMAGSRNFRLSTVSRKDLMALTEEAARVSGIDYVMNAYRDEAEAILDAWITISE
- the uvrC gene encoding excinuclease ABC subunit UvrC, encoding MISLDSLPHLPGCYLFRDSPEEWGNIIYVGKARDLKKRISNYFQKQNHSPRTAALVAAIKGVDFIVTNTEVEALLLENTLIKKHQPRYNIKLKDSSRYASIHLTDEEFPRIRISRKAQGPGSFYGPFVSAKERGFVYQIVRKAFGLRTCKRLPKRACLRYHLCHCSGPCIGKITKKDYQARVQRAKSALSGRTAELISSMKEEMTGRANRQDFERAIELRDEINALDRLQERQRVEQNRKYDQDIISYLMDKEIVYLMLFKVYRGTLAGKEEYQFPSSEDFLEEFVVQYYSENEPPEELIAPEPFDDSLEEFLAHLKGKKVRVTVPKQGEKKELLLLAQKNLEISVFGDRAKLVALQEALHLPKKPEVIECFDISHLAGSFAVGSMVQFRSGKPDKSNYRRFKIRDVQGGDDFASIAEVVRRRYSRLKKENKELPDLIVIDGGAGQLSSALKELREMRVKVPIISLAKREEEIYVPGLDGPLDIKKNEKASLYLQEIRDEAHRFAIAYNRLLRKKALTE
- the thiE gene encoding thiamine phosphate synthase — translated: MKGYYFITDSRLSRAGNISDVMEAASCKVDAVQYRNKNAETREMYEEALHLREICRDLTFLINDRIDIALAVGADGVHLGQTDMPCKTAREMLGEEMIIGVTVHSLFEALVAKRDGADYLGVSPIFQTATKSDAGKPAGIALIEEIRRKIDIPLIAIGGINLSNAPEVIGAGADGLCAISCVVESDDVSAQIKRFQDLF
- the thiM gene encoding hydroxyethylthiazole kinase, which codes for MILDAAEVLERVRRDKPLVCHLTNFVTIYDCANIVKVFGASPVMAHAREEVADMAKIASSLVLNIGTLTTEFVEAMLLAGISANEKKIPVVLDVCGAGATRFRDEKCQEILDAVEVSIIKGNSSEVARIAGEDVKTRGVDAADIESNLLGVAHSLAGERGCTVVITGKDDIVADMKRAIWVHNGHPMMANVVGTGCMATSVIGAFAAVETDHVVASVSGLICYEVAAEIAALVAAGPGSFKENLYDAVYNLDSETIRRMQRIED
- the serA gene encoding phosphoglycerate dehydrogenase, translating into MKVLVSDSLAEDGVKRLQSGADVDVITNLSPEELIQKIPDYDALVIRSGTKVTADVINAAKRLKVIGRAGVGIDNVDVEAATKKGIIVLNTPGGNTISAAEHTIAMMLALARNIPQANSALHQGEWNRKKYTGVEFFNKTLGVVGLGRVGAEVATRMKSFGMRILAYDPFVTEEKAQQMGLTLANLETVLREGDFITVHTPLTNETRNLIDDDEFKIMKDGVRIVNCARGGIINEAALAKAVAEGKVAGAAVDVFTKEPPTGNPLLGQERIITTPHLGASTAEAQVNVALAVADQILAIAKGGLPTNAINMPAISPETLAVMEPYMMLAERMGSLLGQMVGSGFESLELIYSGTIAEKDTRPVTISAIRGLLGCLMGKDSINFVNATTTLKEMGVKLLESKTESINGYSNAITMKLTKNGVINMVQGTVSGNKEKRIVQLDLYRTYIPTEGDMVIAVIDDKPNIIGPCCVVLGEGNINIGSMHVGRMDEGQPQLMVLSVDQMVPDDLMKRLLQVPGVKSAKMVEL